A stretch of DNA from Arthrobacter globiformis:
AGAGGGTGATGTTCATGATGATGTTCTTTCTTTGATGTGGAAGTCAGACGGCCGTGCTTGAGCGCCCGCCGTCTGCGAGGATTTCGCGGACGAGAGGCACGACCTCGCTGCCGTAGAGTTCCACGGCCTTAAGGCGGGCGCTGATCGGCTGGGCTCCTGAGGTGAAGATGAGATCGAAGCGGCCGACGTCGAGGGAGGCGACGGCACGCGCGATTCTCTTGGCGACGGTCTCGGGTGAGCCGACGTACATCGAGCCATGCTGTGTCTCTGCCTCGAATTGCTCACGCGAAACAGGCGGCCATCCGCGCAGGGCGCCGATGCGGTCCCGCACTACCTTGTAGTGGGGCCAGAATATTTCCTTGGCTTCGTCGTCGGTATCGGCAATGAACCCGGGTGAGTGCATACCCACCGGCCACGCGGTGGTCCCGAATTCCCCGGCTGCCCGCTGATAGAGGTCGATGAGAGGCATGAACCGTGCGGGCTGTCCGCCGATGATGGCAAGCATGAGCGGGAATCCGTACCTCGCCGTGCGGACTACCGACTGCGGCGTGCCTCCGACGCCGACCCAGGTTTTCAGGCCGCCCTCGGTTTTGGGGTACACATCGGCGTCCACCAGGGGAGTACGCGTTGTGCCGCTCCACGTCACGGGTTTTTCGTGAAGAAGCCGGGCGAAGAGTTCAATCTTCTCTTCGAACAGGACGTCGTAATCCTTGAGATCGTAGCCGAAGAGCGGGAACGACTCCGTAAAGGAACCGCGGCCCAGGATGACCTCGGCGCGGCCCCTGGAGAGCGCATCCACGGTAGCGAACCGCTGAAAAACCCGCACGGGGTCGTCAGAGCTGAGCACCGTCACGCCGGAACCAAGACGGATCCGCTCAGTGCGGGTCGCCATCCCTGCCAAGACGGTTTCCGGCGCTGAGACCGAATACTCAGAGCGGTGATGCTCACCGACGGTAAAGACGTCGACGCCGAGCTGGTCAGCCAGCACTGCCTCGTCCAGCAACTGCCGGATTGCCCGTGCATGGCTCACTGGCGCCCCGGCGTCATCCATAGGCACGTCGCCGAACGTGTCCAGGCCAAAGATCAGTTCGCTCACGACTCTCCTTTAATTGACATGTCAATCACTTAATTGACGTGTCAATCATCTGCCCGTAGGGTTGACCTGTCAAGCGAGGGCAAGGTGGTCATGGAGCAGAGCAAGAAGGGCGCCCGGCAGAGTCCGAATCCGGACGAACTGGCCGTGTGGCGCGAGTACGTCGAGACTGCGGAGACGCTCCGACAGGCCCTGGCCGGAGGCCTGCAGGCAACGTCCAACGTGTCGCCGGGTGACTACGCCGTACTCCTGGCCCTCAGCGAGGCCGACGGACACCGGCTGCGGTCATCAGTGCTCGCGGACAGTATCGGCTGGGAGCGAAGCCGACTATCCCACCACCTTGGGCGCATGGAAAAGCGGGGACTGGTCCGGCGCCACCGATCCGGCTCCGACAGCAGGGGCGCGGAAATCGAGTTGACCGACGACGGCGCCAAGACCTTCCGCAGAGCCTCGGCATCTCATTTGCGGCTGGTCCGCCGGCTCTTCGTCGATGCGCTTGCACCGGAGGACCTGCAAGCTGCGGGCAGGGTTGCCGCGCGCTTGCGCGACCACTTGGCCGATATCGCCCTCGAATTGGAAACTGACTAGCATCCTGCCCTGCCAGAACAGTCAGCTAAGTGACATCCACCAGTGAAACCCTGCTCGCTTCCGCTTGGGCTCGCG
This window harbors:
- a CDS encoding LLM class flavin-dependent oxidoreductase; translation: MSELIFGLDTFGDVPMDDAGAPVSHARAIRQLLDEAVLADQLGVDVFTVGEHHRSEYSVSAPETVLAGMATRTERIRLGSGVTVLSSDDPVRVFQRFATVDALSRGRAEVILGRGSFTESFPLFGYDLKDYDVLFEEKIELFARLLHEKPVTWSGTTRTPLVDADVYPKTEGGLKTWVGVGGTPQSVVRTARYGFPLMLAIIGGQPARFMPLIDLYQRAAGEFGTTAWPVGMHSPGFIADTDDEAKEIFWPHYKVVRDRIGALRGWPPVSREQFEAETQHGSMYVGSPETVAKRIARAVASLDVGRFDLIFTSGAQPISARLKAVELYGSEVVPLVREILADGGRSSTAV
- a CDS encoding MarR family winged helix-turn-helix transcriptional regulator; translation: MEQSKKGARQSPNPDELAVWREYVETAETLRQALAGGLQATSNVSPGDYAVLLALSEADGHRLRSSVLADSIGWERSRLSHHLGRMEKRGLVRRHRSGSDSRGAEIELTDDGAKTFRRASASHLRLVRRLFVDALAPEDLQAAGRVAARLRDHLADIALELETD